AAAGTCATATACACACAACTGGTTATAACAAGTTATTACTTTATTTTACCTTATTAAGCTTGTTACTAAAAGTTACCTTTAATGTGCAGAACTTATAGCACTCAATTAAAATAAAGACTTTCCAAAGTAACTATACGTGATATTTATTACTCGTAGACTGATTGCAAACTATTATATGTGGTAATGTTGTTGCCCAATTTTTCTATAccatatatataacaaaataaaGGTAATCAATTAGAAGTAAATTAAGGTAGAGACTTACTGTCTAAATTAGCAAGGTTTCGGTGGAAAGAGAAGGCCATAATTCCTTCTTCATCATCTTCTTGAAATGGAGATTCAAGAACTGAAACTGGGCTGTGCTGATCATTCTCATCAAAGCATAACTCTTCCTGtttaattaaaaaagaaatacAATCGTTAAAATCTTTTCTAAGttaaaaaacaaataaacaaatatAACTTTTTTTTATTTGGTTATGATATTATTGTTAACCTAATTGTATTAAAGTAATTAATAATTCAAGTGTAGTCAAAGTTCATTATTGAGACCATGTCAGCCTGGCCTCTAGACAAGGCTATACCAAAAAACGACAAAATTAGAGTACTAAATTTAAATATTTCTATAGGTATCCAAAGTTTCATGCAAGATTATGGTAATAAAATAATTTACCTTATTGATTGATTTTGTGGTTCCCATGCAATACCCACCGACAGTGCTACTTTCCTCGAGTATATTCTTTCTACCAACCTTGTTCATCCCATCTTCTAATTCACCCAAAAATTCACCATTTTCACCCCACCATGACGGTAAATCCTCCGCAGTAAAATCACTATCAAACCAACTTGTTCTCTTGCTGCTTGTAGTGGTGGTGCTGGTGGTAGTGGTTGTTGTAGCGCACCTATATGGTGAATAAGAAGAATCTAACGGTGTAGACTTCTCCTCAACCAAGTCTCTAAATGATTTCCATCGTAGGATGTCTTTGACTTTGACTGGGACCGAGACATTTTGGTCAATGTTATTACTAGGTTTTTGACTTTTCTTGTAGTTATTAGTCTTCCTTGATAGTTTTCTTGAAATGCTTCTGGGGAAAATGGAAGGAGATTTCACAGAGGCAAAGGGTAAGAACTTAACAATGTTGATGACCTTGTTAATAGCGGAAATTGTAGCAGTAGCAGCTCTAGACGATCGACTTCTAAGTAATTGAGCATTTTTTGACCTAAAATCATTAGGTGAAGAAGAATATTGATCGTCTTGAAGAAGAAATTCTTTAAGCAATTTTGGTCTACGCTCAAGTGACAATCTTGCAAGTGGACTAGGAGCTGAAGAAGCCATGGCTGAGACTCTTGTCAAAGAGTATGATTTCGCTCTGTTtgtttgtttctttctttctttggtttTGGTGGGGTTGAGTTGAAGGGAAGAGTGAAGTTGAGAGGGTATATATAAGAGGAGAGAGAGTGAGATGGAGAGGGATGTCAAATGGGCGAAAAATCTAGACTGAAATAGACTAACAAACGGGCTCGTCATAACTCATAACTTGCTCAATTGTTAacaagttttaaatttttttaggTTCATAATAAAACTTATTTTTTTGTTATTATGATTGTATATAATATATCAAACAAGATAAatattttgataaaaaatattATGGTTCAATCTGAACTATATATCAACTCCAACATTTAGATGGACTCAATCGAGTGAGCCAAAGTAAGCTGAATTAATAATTGAGCTGATTAACGAAAAAGAGGTTCGTGAACTCACGATCTTTCACCGCTTGTAACTTCACCCCTATTTGTTAGGGAATATTTTACTCTTTAATTATTAAAAGGTATATTTATGAAATGATGAAAATTTCTCTACTCCTTGATTAATCAGATTTTATAATTAAGATTGAAATCTGTAAATGAAAACCTCTCGATAAGAAagcatttatttatttaatagatTTATTCGATGCGAATTTAGATTAATTCAGTTAGTAAATTTCAAAATACTGAATATTaattatagcaaaaaaaaaaaaaaaaatatatgaaaggGAGAAAGAGAGAGGTAGGTTCCAAAAGTGAGAGAACCGATGCAATGGATCAAGACAAAGAAGACAAAGCACACGTAGAAGCATGGATGCTTCTAACTAGTTCTTGTTTATTGAAGATGCATTGATAAGATCATAATTTAGTAATAGTAAAAATTTAGGAAGACAGATTTAATGTGGTACTATAGTAGTATATATTTGGTGGTTGAGGGATGTCGGAGAAGAGCCAAAAGAAGCCGAGATTTTGACTGACAAATTTGTAATTACTTACAGACCATTTCTGCAGAGCTGGACTTGTCTCCTACCTTTCTATCACATGCAATTACCCACCGCAACTCCTACGTGCCTGCACTATCTATCTACACTAATATTAAGGAGTatcattaattaattaagataCTCCAGACTCTCAACCTTTATAAATTAGTACATATAAACTAAAGGAGTTTAAAActttaaatatgtatatatacacctTTGTTCAAACCGGATAACGCAGTTCTAGCTATGATGATGGAATAGTATACTGAGTGATTATAAGTAGACATACGTACATtgatttaaaaataaaagttatatgttCTTTTTAATGTCTTAAAACGTGATATTTTAATTAAGGTTGTTTTATTTTCTGATAAAATTGCATTGCCTAAGATTGGAACAGATCAATAAGTATTCCGTTCAGTCCATATATCAATCTTTTAAGAGTTTTACAGAACTCtcctaaaaaaaaatctaatatccTTAGTTATATATGAATATTTGCCTAAGTAATCATTTATATAAATGTGAACTACTCTATTAAACGTCTCACTAATTTTACTTTAGAAATTGGAACAGTAAGgataaatttgaagaaaaaaatgatttcttgaatgttaaatattttaaaacaaaTTCAATTTGTCAAAATGACTACTTAGGACAATTGGAGGCAGTATTATTTTGAAGATATGTTGGGAAAAACTCAAAAGGAAACAGCATGtttatacaattttaatcttttgtTAATTAATTAGAACAAACTATTTGTACTTCAAATAATCTGTATCTTCCATTTCAAAAGTATGAATCACGCTCTTTACGTAATACTTATATCTTGGAAGAATAATTCGTTAtagttaatcaaaaaaaaaaatgatgagacCATTCAAACACAGTTTAAGTTTATATacgtcgatatatatatatagagagagagagagagagtaatgCAGTAGTATTATGTGCTTTTATGTCTATTCTAAATAATAAGTAATACCCTATAAGTTCTTTTGATAGGTCCACATAACTCTTTGTACACAATCTGGTGGTGTGAACAGTGAACATACATTACGCCTTTTTTATGCATAAATTGAACTCATTTGAATGTATATAGACATAAGGAACTTAATGATGTGGAGAACCTTCAATTTGTCTAAAATATATGTCGGTTTGTTAAGTTAGTACATGACATTGCTTGACATGTTAATAACAAATCTTTGCataacatgcatgattttattcgCAAATATACTAATTAATCTGCTACTACTAATTATAATTTGTTTCAAGATGTGAAAAATGTGCCACTACAAACAAAGATGACTTGATTTGACTTTGTTAACTTTCATGGCTTTGTCGTTTAGcacaaaattaaaagaaaaaagaagagtaGTCATAGTTGAGAAAATGTGAAGAAGTATGGAGAGCCTTGCCTTCGTGCTGGATGCAAAAATAGTTAAAAGAGCATGCAGCACGCATGGACTGaaacaattttttatttt
The sequence above is a segment of the Lycium barbarum isolate Lr01 chromosome 6, ASM1917538v2, whole genome shotgun sequence genome. Coding sequences within it:
- the LOC132645652 gene encoding uncharacterized protein LOC132645652 gives rise to the protein MASSAPSPLARLSLERRPKLLKEFLLQDDQYSSSPNDFRSKNAQLLRSRSSRAATATISAINKVINIVKFLPFASVKSPSIFPRSISRKLSRKTNNYKKSQKPSNNIDQNVSVPVKVKDILRWKSFRDLVEEKSTPLDSSYSPYRCATTTTTTSTTTTSSKRTSWFDSDFTAEDLPSWWGENGEFLGELEDGMNKVGRKNILEESSTVGGYCMGTTKSINKEELCFDENDQHSPVSVLESPFQEDDEEGIMAFSFHRNLANLDKRKSMLMERIQQFESLAEENTSFKEEEELKEDEEIEEKAKQLLINLKEMEDCEANYMDDDQLLFEFFWNELITSRKVQNNVDEKLMREAKSWINGDYNGEFEWEIEDKRDAYIKDMERVAKWNKFEEEKQELTLDLEFEVFNDLIREVLEDVFSRNC